GAGGGTAAAATAAACAAGGATACAGTTATAATAGAACCAACTAGTGGAAACACAGGAGTTGGACTTGCCTTTATAGCAGCTACAAAGGGATATAAATTAATTTTAACTATGCCGGATACTATGAGTGTAGAAAGAAGAAATATATTAAAAGCATACGGTGCAGAACTTGTTTTAACTCCAGGAGCAGAAGGAATGAATGGTGCGATAGAAGGAGCTAAAGAGTTAGCAGAGAAAAATTCAAACTCATTTATACCACAACAATTTGAGAATTTTGCTAATCCTGAAAAACACAAAAATACTACAGCAGAAGAAATATGGAATGACACTGAAGGGGAAGTAGATATATTTATAGCTGGTGTTGGAACAGGTGGTACAGTTACAGGTGTTGGAACTGTATTAAAACAAAAGAATAAAGATATAAAAATCATAGCAGTAGAACCAAAAGATTCTGCAGTATTATCAGGAGGAAAACCAGGGCCTCATAAAATTCAAGGTATTGGAGCAGGATTTATACCAAAGGTTTTAGATAAAAATATAATAGATGAAATAATCCAAATAACTAACGAAGATGCTATAAGAACTACAAAAGAAGTAGCTCAAAAAGAAGGCTTATTAGTTGGTATTTCCTCAGGAGCAGTAATCTATGCAGCAATGGAAATTGCAAAGCGTCCAGAAAACAAGGGTAAAAATATAGTAGTATTACTACCAGATACAGGTCAAAGATATTTATCAATGCCTATATTTGATTAATAAATAAAAATAATATAAGACTTTTAAATTATATAAATGTTTTTATTTATGAAGTTTATTTAAGAATGCATTTAATAAAAGAACACCGATATACAGTGAATAACTTAGTTCATGTAATTCGGTGTTCTTTTATTATTTTGATACCATGTAAACTAAAACCAAAAATACTCCTAAAACAAAACCCATGTACCAGTGCATATGCTTCATAATACACTTTTTAATCAATTAAATGCCCCCCAATATACAGTAATAACCCTAATGATATACTTTCGTCACAACACATATCACATTATAGATTAATTATAACACCAATATGTAATTAAAAGCAATATAAAAAAGGTTATTATATAACTTATTTAGTGATAATAAAAGAAATATATAATATTTGACCTATAAATGATTATTTGATATCCTTTATAGTATGATAATGAAAATCCATTTCATTAGATAAGGGGAGATACTGTGAATAGTAATATGAAACAAATAAAAAAGTATAATAGTAATCTTCTTTCAAAGAAGATTTCAAAGTGTGTAAAAATGGCTTTAAAAAATAAACTAGAAAAGGGTTCAACCATAGCAAGTAGACCACCTTATGGATATAAATTTAAATATATACATGAAAATGGAAATGAAATAGTTACATTAGAACCAGCAGGTGATATTACTACAATTACAGTAAAGAAAATATATAAATTATATTTGAAAGGTTATGGTTGCGGAAAGATTGCTACTTATTTAAATGATAAGGGTATACCAGTTCCTTCATCTTACATAGAAAATTTCAAAAAGAGTAAGTTTGGACTCTGGAGCAAAAATACTATAAAAGCTATTTTAACTAATGAAAAATATTGTGGGATTATGGTCCAATACAAGTGGAAAAGGGTTGAAGGCAATAAAATAATGCTTACCAGTCAAAAGGAAAGGGTTTACTCTGGAGAGTTTGAAGGAATAGTTTCAAAAGAAGATTTTGATTCTGTCCAAGCACTTATGAAGAGTAAGTCTAGATGTTGTAATAGCAAAGAGAGAACACTACATTTATTTTCATCCTTACTTATATGTCATGAATGTAAGGGCTCTATGTGTTATAGAAAAAACTATGATGGATATAAATGCAATAATAGTCAAACTGGGAAAGCTAGGTGTACAGCCCATTCTGTTAAGGAAGAGGAACTTAAAGAATTAGTATTACATAAGATTAAGAAGTTTTGTAAAAAGCATGAAAAAGATGCTGATTTTTATAGTATGCTATATGGGGTTGTAAAAGATGAGGGAAATCTAAAAGACCAACTAGAGCATATAGATGAAAAATTGAAGAAAGTTAATTACAAGCTAGAAAAGTTAAAGCTAGAGAGTGATAAAGGAAAAATCAGTGAATATGCATATGGCCATAAGTACCATGAATTAAAACATAAAAGAAAAAAGCTTATTAAAAAGAGGGAAAAACTAGAGTCTTTAGAATGTAATATTGAAAAATGGGATAATATAAATAATTCGTATTTAAATAAAGCTAAAAAACTCCTAGATACTAAGGAATT
The nucleotide sequence above comes from Hathewaya histolytica. Encoded proteins:
- a CDS encoding recombinase family protein; translated protein: MNSNMKQIKKYNSNLLSKKISKCVKMALKNKLEKGSTIASRPPYGYKFKYIHENGNEIVTLEPAGDITTITVKKIYKLYLKGYGCGKIATYLNDKGIPVPSSYIENFKKSKFGLWSKNTIKAILTNEKYCGIMVQYKWKRVEGNKIMLTSQKERVYSGEFEGIVSKEDFDSVQALMKSKSRCCNSKERTLHLFSSLLICHECKGSMCYRKNYDGYKCNNSQTGKARCTAHSVKEEELKELVLHKIKKFCKKHEKDADFYSMLYGVVKDEGNLKDQLEHIDEKLKKVNYKLEKLKLESDKGKISEYAYGHKYHELKHKRKKLIKKREKLESLECNIEKWDNINNSYLNKAKKLLDTKEFSREILEELVEKIVVKENKEKKEKKVKVYLKVE
- the cysK gene encoding cysteine synthase A, translating into MKKIYNNLIELIGNTPLVRLQNFEKENNIEANIIAKVEYFNPAGSVKDRVALAMIEAAEKEGKINKDTVIIEPTSGNTGVGLAFIAATKGYKLILTMPDTMSVERRNILKAYGAELVLTPGAEGMNGAIEGAKELAEKNSNSFIPQQFENFANPEKHKNTTAEEIWNDTEGEVDIFIAGVGTGGTVTGVGTVLKQKNKDIKIIAVEPKDSAVLSGGKPGPHKIQGIGAGFIPKVLDKNIIDEIIQITNEDAIRTTKEVAQKEGLLVGISSGAVIYAAMEIAKRPENKGKNIVVLLPDTGQRYLSMPIFD